The DNA region AAAAAATCCTCTGTCGGAAGCCGGTTTCCCCGTTCAATTTCCCCTAATACAGATACTGATATACCTAGTTCATTCGCTAATTTTTCTTGTGTGAAGCCTTTCAACTTTCGAAAAGCTCGAATACGTCTACCCCATTTATCTGTCTCCATAGTTTAACTCCTTCTTTATCTTGAATAGTTTCTAATTGTTCAATTAAAGGGATCCCTAATGTAGGGTGTTTCACTAATGGATCGATTTCTAAAAGTGGAATAAGAACAAAGGCTCTTTCATGCATTCTAGGATGTGGAATAATTAAACGTTCTGTTTCAATATTTTCTTGGTTGTACATTAAAATGTCAAGGTCAATTGTTCTTGGTCCCCATTTAAAATATCGAATTCTCCCTAATTCTTTTTCAATTTCCATGCATACATCGAGGAGATCACCCGCTGTTAAATCTGTTTCAATTTTTAATACTATATTTAAAAACTTCCCTTGATTAACAAAACCAACTGGATCTGTTTCATAAATCGATGAACTTGCCTTTATTAAAATATTTTCCTCTTGAGAAATTCTTTCAACCGCTTTTTTGAAATAAAGTATACGGTCACCTAGATTCGTTCCGAGGGATAAATAAGCAATATTGGACATCACTATCTCCCTCTCGTTATTTCCACTGCTACAGATTGATAGCATCCTGCTATAGGCGGATTGGGTTTCGTTACTTTCACTGTACAGCTTTCAACCGAGGAAAATGTAGCAAGGATTTCTGAAGAAATATGCTCAGCGACTGCTTCAATTAACTTAAATTGCTTTTTTTCCACCATCGTTTTGGCTATTTCATAAACATCCGCATAATTAACGGAGTTTTTTAAATCATCGCTTTTTCCTGCCTTTTTAAGAGGGGCATGCAAGGTGAGATCTACTCGAAAACGCTGACCTAATTTATTTTCTTCAGGAAAAACACCATGATACCCATAAAAATCAAGTCCCTCTAAAAATATTTTATCCAATAGTCCCACCCTTTCCAACGAGAGCATCCATCATCTTCGCCATTCTACTAATCGCCTTTACATCATGGACACGCATAATGTGGCATCCCTTTTCAATCCCGTAGCAGCATGTAGCACCAGTACCTTCCATGCGCTCCTCGACTGGCAGATCCAGCACATGACCAATCACTCTCTTGCGTGACGTTCCTAATAAGACAGGAAACCCTAATGCAACAAGTTTATCTAGGTTTTGCATCATTTCTATGTTTTGTTCCATCGTTTTCGCAAAGCCAATGCCGGGGTCCAAAATAATTTGTTCATCTTGAACACCTGCTTTTTTCGCAATATTAATACTGTCGTATATGTCTATTAAAACATCTCTTATAAAATTTTTGTAATCCATATTATTCCGGTTATGCATTAAAATAATGGGTACCTGCTTCTTGGCTGCTACACTTGCAATTTCCGGGTCATATTTTGCCCCCCATATATCATTAATCATATGGGCCCCCGCTTCTACCGCAGCCTGTGCCGACTTCGCTTTATATGTATCAACCGAGATAGGAGCATCAACCTTTCTGGAAATCTCGCTTATAACGGGAATGATTCTCTCCATTTCTTCTTCCGCAGATAAAGGAGTATGACCCGGTCTTGTCGATTCACCACCTATGTCAATGATATCGGCTCCCTGTTTCACCATAAGCTCAGCGTGCTCTATCGCTTTTACAGATTGATTATACATCCCCCCATCTGAAAAAGAATCAGGAGTAACATTTAAGATCCCCATTATATATGTCTTCTCATTAAAATTTAACTTATATTTCCCTGCGGACACCTTCATGTAACCATCACCTTTCCTAACACTATTTTACACGATATCCTCTTTGAAACCATCATTCGGCTACAAAACTTGTCCATTACAAGGCTCACTACTGCAAAAGAACAAAAGCGAAAGCGCCTTGACCATCGGCGTACGGATTTCTTAAGTTTAGACTGAGATATAGGAAACACAGCGAGGTTCTTCACGAGCTGATGTTGACTTATCGTAGGGAGAAGACGGAGAAATTCGCTAGACGATCAAAAGCGAAAGCGCCTTGATTATCGACGTTTATAGTTTCCTAAAAAAATAAAAAAAGGTAAGCCTAGTTACTAGCTCACCCATTTAACTTAACTATTATTCCTCATCAAATTTATATAAAGGTGTACTTAAATAGCGTTCTCCATTACTTGGAATAATCGCCAATACCTTTTTGCCTTTGCCAAGCTTTTTCGCCACTTCTAAAGCAGCCCAAATGGCAGCACCTGATGAAATTCCACCAAGAACTCCTTCCGTTTTTGCTACCTTACGTGCTGTTTCAAAAGCATCATCATTTTCAACTTTGATCACTTCATCATATAGTTCAGTATTCAGTACTTTCGGGATAAAGCCAGCGCCAATTCCTTGTATTTTATGTGGTCCTGGTTTCCCACCTGATAATACAGGAGATCCAGCTGGTTCAACCGCATAGATTTTAATATTTGGATATTTTTCTTTTAAAATTTCCCCAGCTCCAGAAATCGTTCCACCAGTACCGATTCCTGAAATAAATCCATCTAGTTGGTCTCCCATTTGCTCTACAATTTCTTTTCCTGTTGTAAGTTTGTGTATTTCAGGGTTCGCTTCATTTTCAAATTGCTGAGGTACAAAATAACCGTTTTCCTCCGCTAGCTCCTCAGCTTTTTGAATCGCACCATTCATTCCTTCAGACCCTGGTGTAAGGACTAATTCAGCACCATATGCTCGGAGTAAATTACGACGTTCTATACTCATCGTATCAGGCATGACCAGAATAGCATTATATCCTTTAGCTGCCGCGATCATCGCTAAACCAATACCAGTATTTCCAGATGTAGGTTCAATAATCGTTCCACCTGGTTTTAATGACCCATCTTTTTCAGCTGCTTCGATCATGGCCAAAGCGATTCGGTCCTTAACACTGCTTCCTGGGTTCATATATTCTAATTTCAAATACACATCTGCACTATTCTCTTCGACGACTCTGTTTAATTTTACAATTGGCGTATTCCCGACTAACTCTGCAATTGAATTAGCTACACGTACCATACAACCACCCCAAATCCTAGTATTTTTATTGGTATATTATGAATTTAACAATTTTCCCGTTAGTTGTCAATTATTTCAGAGTTCTTTTTATAAAAAAACTGCAAAAACATTCTCACAGGGAAGGTTCTTGCAGTTTTCTAAAAGCAGTCGTTTCACCTACTTGGTGATTAGACGAAAAGGTATATATTGATTAGAACATATTCTATCCTGATTCATTTATCCCACCTAAACGGGCAGTAAACCACCACCTCAAAATGATTTGGAAACAAAGAAAATAGGTGGAGGATCACGGCCTCTAAAGGTCCGATAAGTTCAACTAACATTCAGTGGGGCTTCATCCCCCACTGAATGAAGTTTCACTTTATATGGTATGACTTCCCTAAAATAGGGGATATTTTCTACACCGAGTTCCTTTAGGCTTCTTTTTTCAACTCTTCAAGTTCATCTTTTGTGAATAAATATTTTTCATTACAAAAATGACATTGAGCTTCTGCTTGTCCATCTTCATCGATCATATCTTGTATTTCTTGTTTTCCAAAGCTGATGATTGCCTTTGAAAACCTTTCTTTGGAACAGTTACACTTAAACGACACGGGGACTGTTTCTAATATTTTCACATTTTCTTTTCCTAAAATTTCAGCTAAAATCTCTTCTGGCGTTAAACCTTGCTGAATTAGCTTAGAAATCGGAGGAATTTCTTTCAGTCTTTTTTCAATAGCCCCGATCGTTT from Oikeobacillus pervagus includes:
- a CDS encoding helix-turn-helix domain-containing protein; translation: METDKWGRRIRAFRKLKGFTQEKLANELGISVSVLGEIERGNRLPTEDFLQRIADCLKIRVEELTPEDE
- the folK gene encoding 2-amino-4-hydroxy-6-hydroxymethyldihydropteridine diphosphokinase, whose protein sequence is MSNIAYLSLGTNLGDRILYFKKAVERISQEENILIKASSSIYETDPVGFVNQGKFLNIVLKIETDLTAGDLLDVCMEIEKELGRIRYFKWGPRTIDLDILMYNQENIETERLIIPHPRMHERAFVLIPLLEIDPLVKHPTLGIPLIEQLETIQDKEGVKLWRQINGVDVFELFES
- the folB gene encoding dihydroneopterin aldolase; translated protein: MDKIFLEGLDFYGYHGVFPEENKLGQRFRVDLTLHAPLKKAGKSDDLKNSVNYADVYEIAKTMVEKKQFKLIEAVAEHISSEILATFSSVESCTVKVTKPNPPIAGCYQSVAVEITRGR
- the folP gene encoding dihydropteroate synthase; the protein is MKVSAGKYKLNFNEKTYIMGILNVTPDSFSDGGMYNQSVKAIEHAELMVKQGADIIDIGGESTRPGHTPLSAEEEMERIIPVISEISRKVDAPISVDTYKAKSAQAAVEAGAHMINDIWGAKYDPEIASVAAKKQVPIILMHNRNNMDYKNFIRDVLIDIYDSINIAKKAGVQDEQIILDPGIGFAKTMEQNIEMMQNLDKLVALGFPVLLGTSRKRVIGHVLDLPVEERMEGTGATCCYGIEKGCHIMRVHDVKAISRMAKMMDALVGKGGTIG
- the cysK gene encoding cysteine synthase A, with product MVRVANSIAELVGNTPIVKLNRVVEENSADVYLKLEYMNPGSSVKDRIALAMIEAAEKDGSLKPGGTIIEPTSGNTGIGLAMIAAAKGYNAILVMPDTMSIERRNLLRAYGAELVLTPGSEGMNGAIQKAEELAEENGYFVPQQFENEANPEIHKLTTGKEIVEQMGDQLDGFISGIGTGGTISGAGEILKEKYPNIKIYAVEPAGSPVLSGGKPGPHKIQGIGAGFIPKVLNTELYDEVIKVENDDAFETARKVAKTEGVLGGISSGAAIWAALEVAKKLGKGKKVLAIIPSNGERYLSTPLYKFDEE